In a genomic window of Pseudomonas mohnii:
- a CDS encoding fe2+ zn2+ uptake regulation protein produces the protein MYNSQLPTDGSHAPISTAIGSDTFDPPAERHGNERIRLLLKSFGLRTSLIRLKVIDALLRAAEQDRSLGVRGVHTQLLELDIPLSFLSVREVLKRLCSEGVIVLNPDKSYSLHPKAAAVLQQA, from the coding sequence ATGTACAACTCGCAACTGCCGACGGACGGTAGCCATGCGCCAATCAGCACCGCCATCGGGAGCGATACCTTTGACCCGCCTGCCGAACGCCACGGCAATGAGCGGATCAGGTTACTGCTCAAGAGCTTCGGCCTGCGAACCAGTCTGATTCGCCTGAAAGTCATCGACGCCTTGCTGAGGGCCGCCGAACAAGACCGCAGCCTGGGCGTGCGTGGCGTGCACACTCAATTGCTGGAACTGGATATTCCGCTGTCCTTCCTGAGTGTGCGCGAAGTGCTCAAACGCCTGTGCAGTGAAGGCGTGATTGTCCTCAATCCGGACAAAAGCTACAGCCTGCACCCGAAGGCCGCCGCTGTCCTGCAACAGGCATGA
- a CDS encoding FecR family protein — MTDNALSPAEYDAITDAAAHWCMRLHADDCTAQERLAFERWRDAHPLHAFEYQAMLEIWDVAGDLPRPEPVVAPMVQAKPRTPWRTLGIAASVCALALPLAAYSGWNLGWLPNSYQHFEATDSVRQVTLQDGSQVELNLGSELTYSHYKDQRRVTLKKGEAFFSVTHDTTHPFVVKAGEGKIRVTGTRFNVWMYEDQVKVNLIEGSVLVSSHDDASGDGLRLRPAMQASYQQGDRVPRISQTDDHDNSLAWRSGKLVLDDLALSDALPLINRYLKQPLMIADHGTGAIRIGGVYNIKELDTLVATLPKVLPVYLTRNKDGNPVLNSTPQQSPKS, encoded by the coding sequence ATGACCGACAACGCTCTCTCGCCAGCCGAATACGATGCCATCACCGATGCGGCAGCGCACTGGTGCATGCGTTTGCACGCCGATGACTGCACCGCGCAGGAACGTCTGGCGTTCGAGCGGTGGCGAGATGCCCACCCGCTCCATGCGTTCGAGTACCAGGCGATGCTGGAAATCTGGGATGTCGCCGGGGATTTGCCCCGTCCCGAACCTGTCGTCGCACCGATGGTTCAAGCCAAACCCCGGACACCCTGGCGTACCTTAGGCATCGCCGCGTCGGTGTGTGCCCTGGCACTGCCGCTGGCGGCCTACAGCGGTTGGAACCTCGGCTGGTTGCCGAATTCGTACCAGCACTTCGAGGCCACCGATTCTGTTCGTCAGGTCACCCTGCAGGATGGCAGTCAGGTCGAGCTGAACCTGGGCAGCGAGCTGACGTACAGCCACTACAAGGATCAGCGTCGGGTCACCTTGAAAAAAGGCGAAGCTTTCTTCAGCGTCACCCATGACACCACCCACCCGTTCGTGGTCAAGGCCGGCGAAGGCAAGATCCGCGTTACCGGAACCCGATTCAATGTCTGGATGTACGAAGACCAGGTAAAAGTGAACCTGATCGAAGGTTCGGTGCTGGTCAGCAGCCACGATGACGCGTCCGGCGATGGCTTGCGACTCCGCCCTGCGATGCAGGCGAGCTATCAACAGGGTGATCGCGTCCCTCGCATCAGTCAGACTGACGACCACGACAATTCGCTGGCCTGGCGTAGCGGCAAACTGGTCCTCGATGACCTGGCGCTGAGCGATGCGCTGCCATTGATCAACCGCTACCTGAAACAACCGCTGATGATCGCTGATCACGGCACCGGTGCGATCCGTATCGGCGGGGTCTACAACATCAAGGAGCTCGACACCCTGGTGGCGACCCTGCCCAAGGTGCTGCCGGTCTACCTGACCCGCAACAAGGACGGCAACCCGGTCCTCAACTCCACTCCGCAACAATCGCCGAAAAGCTGA
- a CDS encoding Ldh family oxidoreductase: protein MSAPHDQVSTVVSQNLSLDELTALLEKIFQRHGTSAEVARVLAENCAGAERDGAHSHGVFRMPGYVSTLQSGWVNGKAVPVVEDVASGFVRVDADNGFAQPALAAARALLVEKARSAGIAVLAIRNSHHFGALWPDVEPFAYEGLVALSVVNSMTCVVPHGADRPLFGTNPIAFAAPRADGDPIVFDLATSAIAHGDVQIAARKGERLPPGMGVDSLGQPTQDPKAILEGGALLPFGGHKGSALSMMVELLAAALTGGNFSFEFDWNNHPGAKTPWTGQLLIVIDPSKAAGQSFAERSQELVRQMHGVGLKRLPGDRRHQQRAKSATAGIALDEQTLANLRKLAGL, encoded by the coding sequence ATGTCTGCGCCACACGATCAAGTGTCTACTGTTGTCTCGCAAAACCTGTCCCTCGATGAGCTGACAGCGTTGCTTGAGAAGATATTCCAGCGTCATGGCACCTCGGCCGAGGTCGCTCGGGTGCTGGCTGAAAACTGCGCGGGCGCCGAGCGCGACGGCGCGCACAGTCATGGGGTGTTCCGGATGCCGGGATACGTCTCGACGCTGCAGAGCGGTTGGGTAAACGGCAAGGCCGTACCGGTGGTCGAGGATGTGGCTTCGGGGTTTGTCCGAGTCGACGCCGACAACGGCTTCGCGCAACCGGCCCTCGCCGCCGCACGGGCCTTGCTGGTGGAAAAAGCCCGCAGTGCCGGCATCGCGGTACTGGCGATCCGCAATTCCCACCATTTCGGCGCGTTGTGGCCGGACGTCGAGCCGTTCGCTTATGAGGGGCTGGTAGCGCTCAGTGTGGTCAACAGCATGACGTGCGTCGTCCCGCATGGCGCCGACCGACCGTTGTTTGGCACCAACCCGATCGCCTTTGCGGCGCCGCGGGCCGACGGTGATCCGATTGTCTTTGACCTGGCCACCAGTGCCATTGCCCATGGTGACGTGCAGATTGCCGCGCGCAAGGGTGAGCGGTTGCCACCCGGCATGGGCGTGGACAGCCTTGGTCAGCCGACCCAGGATCCGAAGGCGATCCTCGAAGGTGGCGCGTTGCTGCCGTTCGGCGGGCACAAGGGCTCGGCGCTGTCGATGATGGTGGAGTTGTTGGCGGCGGCCCTGACCGGAGGCAATTTTTCTTTCGAGTTCGACTGGAACAACCATCCCGGCGCCAAGACCCCATGGACCGGGCAATTGCTGATCGTGATCGATCCTTCCAAGGCGGCGGGCCAGAGCTTCGCCGAGCGCAGCCAGGAGTTGGTGCGGCAGATGCACGGGGTGGGTTTGAAGCGCTTGCCGGGTGATCGGCGTCATCAGCAACGCGCGAAATCGGCGACGGCGGGTATTGCCCTGGATGAGCAGACACTGGCCAATCTGCGGAAACTGGCGGGGCTTTGA
- a CDS encoding DUF883 family protein, with the protein MARKTAAQVAEEQIKDQAFSELSALIEESEKLLKSSASLVGEEAETLRGQIAQKLQLARDSVTSVRDRAKPAVDATETYIGGHPWQTVAVSAGFGLVVGLLLARR; encoded by the coding sequence ATGGCCCGGAAAACCGCCGCACAAGTCGCCGAAGAACAAATCAAGGATCAGGCATTCAGTGAGTTATCGGCGCTGATAGAAGAGTCGGAGAAGCTGCTGAAAAGCAGTGCCTCCCTGGTGGGAGAGGAAGCCGAGACGCTCCGCGGGCAGATTGCCCAGAAACTCCAGCTGGCCCGGGACTCGGTCACCAGTGTGCGTGATCGGGCCAAACCTGCGGTCGACGCCACCGAAACCTACATTGGCGGCCATCCATGGCAAACCGTTGCGGTTTCTGCCGGGTTTGGCCTGGTGGTCGGGTTGCTGCTGGCCCGCCGCTGA
- a CDS encoding LysR family transcriptional regulator encodes MNKMNITDVDLNLLKVFEALHEESSASRAALRLGVTQSAVSAALRRLREVYGDPLFVRTGRGLAPTLKANQLKPVVSDALNKCRQSLAMVDPTANHYDGRAVTVGMSDDFEIAYGRRLIEEIARSAAKLRLIFRQTHSQIVAQALMDRSIDLAITAGGFAERLLSRQVLGEGSYLCLVDPLSLVEGQQHISLEEFVAREHILVSSGGFIGITDEGLAAVGLSRRVCASTTHFAALPHLLKGSQAVATIPAHAARSIAALTGLALLPCPLALPRYPIELGWRTSTQLDPVVLKVREAIVASFA; translated from the coding sequence ATGAATAAAATGAATATCACCGACGTCGACCTCAACTTGCTCAAAGTCTTCGAAGCCCTGCATGAGGAGTCCAGCGCCAGTCGCGCCGCCCTGCGCCTGGGCGTCACGCAATCGGCAGTCAGTGCGGCGTTGCGCCGGCTGCGCGAGGTGTATGGCGATCCGCTTTTCGTGCGCACCGGTCGTGGCCTCGCGCCAACGCTCAAAGCCAATCAATTGAAACCGGTGGTCAGCGATGCGCTGAACAAATGCCGGCAGAGCCTGGCCATGGTCGACCCGACGGCCAACCATTACGACGGGCGCGCCGTGACGGTGGGCATGTCCGATGATTTCGAGATTGCCTACGGCCGACGGTTGATCGAGGAAATTGCCCGCAGCGCAGCAAAACTGCGCCTGATCTTTCGCCAGACCCACAGCCAGATCGTCGCGCAGGCGCTTATGGACCGCAGCATCGATCTGGCGATTACCGCCGGCGGGTTTGCCGAACGCTTGCTCAGTCGTCAGGTGCTGGGTGAAGGAAGCTACCTGTGCCTGGTCGATCCACTCAGCCTGGTCGAGGGCCAGCAGCACATCAGCCTTGAGGAGTTCGTCGCCCGCGAACACATTCTGGTGTCGTCGGGTGGATTCATCGGGATCACCGACGAAGGCCTGGCAGCGGTCGGTTTGAGTCGGCGGGTCTGTGCCTCGACCACGCATTTTGCGGCATTGCCGCATCTGCTCAAGGGCAGTCAGGCGGTGGCGACCATCCCGGCCCACGCTGCCCGAAGCATCGCGGCGCTCACAGGGCTGGCGCTGCTGCCCTGCCCCTTGGCGCTACCGCGCTACCCGATCGAACTGGGCTGGCGTACCAGCACCCAGCTCGATCCGGTGGTGCTGAAAGTGCGTGAAGCGATCGTCGCGAGTTTTGCCTAG
- a CDS encoding carbon-nitrogen hydrolase family protein → MPKSIVAALQIGALPGGKGETLEQILSYENAIIESAAALVVMPEALLGGYPKGEGFGTQLGYRLPEGREAFARYFANAIDVPGVETDALAGLSARTNANLVIGVIESAGSTLYCTALYFDPQAGLVAKHRKLMPTGTERLIWGKGDGSTLPVIDSQVGRIGAVVCWENMMPLLRTAMYAKGIEVWCAPTVDEREMWQVSMRHIAHEGRCFVVSACQVQDSPQALGVDIANWPAQRPLIAGGSVIVGPMGDILAGPLRDGPGLLTAEIDTDDLVRARYDYDVVGHYARPDVFELTVDERAKPGVKFSA, encoded by the coding sequence ATGCCCAAATCAATTGTTGCCGCCCTGCAAATTGGCGCCTTGCCCGGTGGCAAGGGCGAAACCCTGGAACAGATCCTGTCGTATGAAAACGCAATCATCGAATCCGCCGCTGCGCTGGTGGTGATGCCCGAAGCCTTGCTGGGCGGTTATCCGAAAGGTGAGGGCTTTGGCACGCAATTGGGCTACAGGTTGCCCGAGGGCCGCGAAGCCTTCGCCCGCTATTTCGCCAACGCCATTGATGTACCCGGTGTGGAAACGGACGCGCTGGCCGGGTTGTCGGCGCGCACTAACGCCAATCTGGTCATCGGTGTGATCGAGAGTGCCGGCAGCACCTTGTACTGCACCGCGCTGTACTTCGACCCGCAGGCCGGGTTGGTCGCCAAGCACCGCAAGCTGATGCCCACCGGCACCGAGCGCCTGATCTGGGGCAAGGGCGATGGTTCGACCCTGCCGGTGATCGACAGCCAGGTCGGGCGGATTGGGGCGGTGGTGTGCTGGGAAAACATGATGCCGCTGCTGCGAACCGCGATGTACGCCAAAGGCATTGAAGTATGGTGCGCGCCGACCGTGGACGAACGGGAGATGTGGCAGGTTAGCATGCGGCATATTGCCCATGAGGGCCGCTGCTTTGTGGTCAGCGCCTGTCAGGTCCAGGATTCGCCGCAAGCCCTGGGCGTCGACATCGCCAACTGGCCGGCGCAGCGACCGCTGATTGCCGGTGGCAGCGTGATCGTCGGTCCCATGGGCGACATTCTGGCCGGACCGTTACGTGACGGGCCAGGTTTGCTCACGGCTGAAATCGACACCGATGATCTGGTCCGCGCCCGTTACGACTACGACGTGGTGGGCCACTATGCGCGTCCGGATGTATTCGAGTTGACGGTGGATGAACGGGCCAAACCCGGTGTGAAATTCAGCGCATGA
- a CDS encoding GNAT family N-acetyltransferase: protein METTPTLSTERLILRPLELADAEAIQQQFPHWEVVRYLNVLVPWPYPADGAFIYLRNIALPAIARGEEWHWSIRLKSVPGQLIGNISLMNEQDNNRGFWLGPQWQGQGLMTEATEAVTRYWFETLGRDVLRVPKAAPNIASRKLSERTGMRLIHTEVGDFVGGRFPKDVWEITRTEWLEQR, encoded by the coding sequence ATGGAAACCACCCCCACGCTTTCCACAGAGCGCCTGATTCTGCGTCCGCTGGAACTGGCCGATGCCGAAGCCATCCAGCAACAATTCCCGCACTGGGAAGTGGTGCGCTACCTGAACGTCTTGGTGCCATGGCCCTATCCCGCCGATGGAGCGTTCATTTACTTGCGAAACATCGCCCTGCCGGCAATTGCCCGGGGCGAGGAATGGCATTGGTCGATCCGTTTGAAGTCGGTCCCCGGGCAATTGATCGGCAATATCAGCCTGATGAATGAACAGGACAACAACCGCGGATTCTGGCTTGGACCGCAATGGCAAGGTCAGGGACTAATGACCGAAGCGACTGAGGCGGTGACCCGGTACTGGTTTGAAACCCTGGGTCGTGACGTGTTGCGCGTGCCCAAAGCGGCGCCGAATATTGCTTCGCGCAAACTTTCCGAGCGTACCGGCATGCGCCTCATCCACACCGAGGTGGGCGATTTTGTGGGCGGACGATTTCCGAAAGATGTCTGGGAAATCACCCGCACCGAGTGGCTCGAGCAACGCTGA
- a CDS encoding LEA type 2 family protein — protein MRSVQAVLLSLLMLCLSACSSFPNSDPLNVNVVGIQPLQGQDMEVRFAVKIRVQNPNGTNVNYNGVALDLEINGQPFASGVSDQSGSISRYSETVLTVPVSVSAFSVLRQTIGLSQVQTLNNLPYVLRGKLAGGLFGTTRFVDSGKLSLPGPMTGSR, from the coding sequence ATGCGCAGTGTCCAAGCGGTCCTTCTTTCCCTCCTGATGCTCTGCCTGAGCGCCTGTAGCTCGTTCCCCAACAGCGATCCGCTGAACGTCAACGTCGTCGGCATCCAGCCGCTGCAAGGCCAGGATATGGAAGTTCGTTTCGCCGTGAAGATCCGCGTGCAGAACCCCAATGGCACCAACGTCAACTACAACGGCGTGGCACTGGACCTGGAAATCAACGGTCAACCATTCGCCTCCGGGGTCAGCGATCAGTCCGGTTCAATTTCGCGCTATTCCGAGACCGTGTTGACCGTGCCGGTCAGCGTGTCGGCCTTCTCGGTGCTGCGGCAGACCATTGGGTTGAGCCAGGTACAAACCCTGAACAATCTGCCTTACGTGCTGCGCGGCAAGCTGGCCGGTGGCCTGTTCGGCACCACGCGTTTCGTGGACAGTGGCAAACTCAGCCTGCCGGGGCCGATGACCGGCAGCCGGTAA
- a CDS encoding nucleobase:cation symporter-2 family protein, with amino-acid sequence MTASEKPPAPRHNDLIYGLNDRPHLTATVFAALQHVLASFVGIITPTLIMGSALGLQSEIPYLISMALFVSGLGTFVQARRFGPVGSGLLCLQGTSFSFISVILSAGFMVKARGGGTDEILSTIFGVCFFAAFIEVVLSQFIGKLRMLITPVVTGTIITLMGLSLIKVAMTDIAGGFGASDLGAASHLGLAALVLGTIVVLNRVDVPFLRLGAIVIGLTLGYGVAWLLGHVDFASLPAVPLMSVPVPFKYGFSFDWVAFVPVAVIFLVSPLEAAGDLTANSMISRQPVKGPVYIRRIKSGLLADGLNSAMAAVFNSMPMVTFAQNNGVIQLTGVASRYVAFFIAGLLVLLGLFPMIGAVLQLMPKPVLGGAELVMFGTVAVAGIKILAEAGLHRRNMLIVAISLGMGLGVAAVPQVLRELPQALHNIFESPITVGALCAIVLNIFLPEEFIELEEDEFDPEASVLQVMQNPDVPPRGEPQTPAGVAQLNR; translated from the coding sequence ATGACTGCTTCTGAAAAACCGCCTGCCCCGCGCCACAACGACCTGATCTATGGCCTCAACGATCGCCCGCATCTGACCGCCACCGTCTTCGCCGCCCTGCAACATGTGCTCGCCAGTTTCGTCGGCATCATCACCCCGACGCTGATCATGGGCAGCGCCCTGGGCCTGCAAAGCGAAATCCCTTACCTGATCAGCATGGCCCTGTTCGTCTCGGGCCTGGGCACCTTCGTTCAGGCGCGGCGATTCGGGCCGGTAGGTTCCGGCCTGCTGTGCCTGCAAGGCACCAGTTTTTCGTTCATCAGCGTCATCCTCAGCGCCGGCTTCATGGTCAAGGCCCGAGGGGGCGGCACCGATGAAATTCTCTCGACGATTTTCGGCGTGTGCTTTTTCGCCGCGTTCATCGAAGTGGTGTTGAGCCAGTTCATCGGCAAACTGCGCATGCTGATCACCCCGGTGGTGACCGGCACGATCATCACGCTCATGGGGCTGTCGCTGATCAAGGTCGCCATGACCGACATCGCCGGCGGTTTCGGCGCCAGCGACCTGGGTGCAGCCAGCCACCTGGGCCTGGCCGCGCTGGTGCTCGGGACGATCGTGGTGCTGAACCGGGTTGATGTGCCGTTCCTGCGTCTTGGCGCCATTGTCATTGGCCTGACCCTGGGCTACGGGGTCGCCTGGCTGTTGGGCCACGTCGACTTCGCCAGCCTGCCCGCCGTGCCGCTGATGAGCGTGCCGGTGCCGTTCAAATACGGGTTTTCGTTCGATTGGGTGGCGTTCGTGCCGGTGGCGGTGATTTTCCTGGTGTCGCCACTGGAAGCGGCGGGTGATCTGACGGCCAACTCGATGATTTCCCGGCAGCCGGTCAAAGGCCCGGTGTATATCCGCCGCATCAAGTCCGGGCTGTTGGCCGACGGCCTCAACTCGGCCATGGCGGCGGTGTTCAACAGCATGCCGATGGTGACCTTCGCGCAGAACAACGGCGTGATTCAGCTCACCGGCGTGGCCAGCCGTTACGTGGCGTTTTTCATTGCCGGCCTGTTGGTGCTGCTGGGGTTGTTCCCGATGATCGGCGCGGTGCTGCAACTGATGCCCAAACCGGTGCTGGGCGGTGCCGAGCTGGTGATGTTCGGCACGGTGGCGGTGGCCGGTATCAAGATCCTCGCCGAAGCCGGACTGCACCGGCGCAACATGCTGATCGTGGCGATTTCCCTGGGCATGGGCCTCGGCGTGGCGGCAGTGCCACAAGTCCTGCGTGAACTGCCCCAGGCCCTGCACAACATTTTCGAGTCGCCCATCACCGTCGGCGCGCTGTGCGCTATCGTTCTGAATATCTTCCTGCCTGAAGAGTTCATCGAGCTGGAAGAGGACGAGTTCGACCCCGAGGCCTCGGTACTGCAAGTGATGCAGAATCCCGATGTCCCGCCCCGGGGTGAACCCCAAACGCCTGCGGGTGTCGCACAGTTGAACCGCTAG
- a CDS encoding LysR family transcriptional regulator: MLGQLHDLDLQLLRLFVSVVDCGGFSAAQGELGLSQSSISQQMAKLETRLGYRLCSRGKGGFKITPKGEQLLSATKALFESIEAFRHQSNGVAGRLIGEVRLGLSEALDQSVLQHVAGAIRRFRERDESVRIELISAMPGEMERLLLQQRLDLAIGYFSQAQSAFDYRELFSETQHLYCAPGHPLFDNDAPDDQALQACDRVDHPYRFLRSDEPFQGTLCSARSEQVEGTLAFILSGKHVGYLPSHFARSWEDKGLLRVVRREGMSFDVAFHLARHRALVPGDAQKAFEEDLLAAFA, from the coding sequence ATGCTCGGTCAACTCCACGATCTGGACCTGCAACTGCTGCGCCTTTTCGTCAGCGTGGTGGATTGCGGCGGCTTCAGCGCGGCCCAGGGCGAACTGGGCTTGAGCCAGTCAAGCATCAGCCAGCAAATGGCCAAGCTGGAGACCCGGCTCGGCTATCGCCTGTGCAGTCGTGGCAAGGGCGGATTCAAGATCACGCCCAAGGGCGAACAGTTGCTCTCGGCCACCAAGGCTTTGTTCGAATCCATCGAAGCGTTCCGCCATCAATCCAACGGCGTGGCCGGAAGATTGATCGGCGAGGTGCGCCTGGGCCTGTCCGAAGCGCTGGATCAATCGGTCCTGCAACACGTGGCCGGCGCGATCCGGCGTTTCCGTGAGCGAGACGAATCGGTGCGCATCGAGTTGATCAGCGCGATGCCCGGCGAAATGGAGCGCTTGTTGCTGCAACAGCGACTGGACCTGGCCATCGGCTACTTCTCCCAGGCACAAAGCGCTTTCGACTACCGCGAGCTGTTCAGCGAAACCCAACACCTGTATTGCGCCCCCGGTCATCCGCTGTTCGACAACGACGCGCCGGATGATCAGGCATTGCAGGCCTGCGACCGAGTCGATCACCCCTACCGCTTCCTGCGCAGCGACGAACCGTTCCAGGGCACATTGTGTTCGGCGCGCTCGGAGCAGGTCGAAGGCACCCTCGCCTTTATCCTGTCCGGCAAGCATGTCGGGTATCTGCCCAGCCACTTCGCCCGAAGCTGGGAAGACAAAGGCTTGCTGCGAGTCGTCCGCCGTGAAGGCATGAGCTTCGATGTAGCGTTTCACCTGGCCCGCCATCGCGCCCTGGTCCCGGGGGATGCGCAGAAGGCGTTCGAAGAGGATTTGCTCGCGGCGTTTGCCTGA
- a CDS encoding polyamine ABC transporter substrate-binding protein, translating into MAPKFKLCLPALLLAVAASVQAEDKVVNLYSWADYVAPETLQRFEQETGIHVRYDTFDAPEVLETKLLTGGSGYDVVVPSSSVLARGLAAGALKAIPHEGLKGYANLDPDLLEKLAAVDPGNQYGVPYTWGTLGLGMNVEAVRKRLPNVPLNSLDLLFKPEYASQLKDCGVAIIDSPQEVIGLALHYLGKDPYSTDKNELDAAQALLHQLQPSVLYVASGRQINDLANGGICLALAYNGDASMAADQARKANKPYEIAYRIPKEGTLVWQDNLAIPKDAPHPEAARQFIEFMLRPESVASLTNTLFFATANQAATPLVDEAVRTDPDIYPPADIRDRLYADRSMSLKDMRQRTRMWTAFRSRQ; encoded by the coding sequence ATGGCTCCCAAGTTCAAGCTGTGTTTACCCGCGTTGCTCCTGGCCGTGGCCGCCTCGGTCCAGGCTGAAGACAAAGTCGTCAATCTCTACAGCTGGGCCGATTACGTTGCCCCCGAAACCTTGCAACGTTTCGAGCAGGAAACCGGCATTCATGTGCGCTACGACACCTTCGACGCACCGGAAGTGCTCGAAACCAAGTTGCTCACCGGTGGCAGCGGCTATGACGTGGTCGTGCCGTCGTCCAGCGTACTGGCGCGTGGTCTGGCGGCGGGCGCGCTTAAAGCGATTCCCCATGAAGGCCTCAAGGGCTACGCGAATCTTGATCCGGACCTGTTGGAGAAACTCGCCGCGGTCGATCCCGGCAATCAATATGGCGTGCCCTACACCTGGGGCACCCTGGGGCTGGGAATGAATGTCGAAGCCGTGCGCAAGCGCCTGCCGAACGTGCCGCTCAACAGCCTGGATCTGCTCTTCAAACCGGAATACGCCAGCCAGCTCAAGGACTGTGGCGTTGCGATCATTGATTCGCCGCAGGAAGTGATCGGCCTCGCCTTGCACTACCTGGGCAAAGACCCCTACAGCACCGACAAGAATGAGCTGGATGCGGCGCAGGCGTTGTTGCATCAATTGCAGCCATCGGTGCTGTACGTCGCCAGCGGGCGGCAGATCAACGACCTGGCCAACGGCGGCATCTGCCTGGCACTGGCTTACAACGGCGATGCCAGCATGGCGGCGGATCAAGCGCGCAAGGCCAACAAGCCGTACGAAATCGCTTACCGGATTCCCAAGGAAGGCACCCTCGTCTGGCAAGACAACCTGGCGATCCCCAAGGATGCACCGCACCCCGAAGCCGCCCGCCAGTTCATCGAGTTCATGTTGCGCCCCGAGTCCGTCGCCTCATTGACCAACACGCTGTTCTTCGCCACGGCCAACCAGGCGGCCACGCCGCTGGTGGATGAGGCGGTGCGCACCGATCCGGACATCTATCCGCCCGCCGACATTCGTGACCGCCTGTACGCCGACCGCAGCATGAGCCTCAAGGACATGCGTCAGCGCACTCGTATGTGGACCGCTTTCCGTAGCCGCCAATAA
- the speB gene encoding agmatinase — protein MDVPAQNDQAITRDSLYGTAAESTYAGITSFMRRRYSRDLRGVDVVVSGVPFDTATSNRPGARFGPRGIRAASTGIAWERHWPWTFDPFDHLAVVDFGDCDFDYGSPQSTPECIEAHAEHILNAGSAMLTFGGDHFITYPLLKAHARKHGALSLIHFDAHSDTWPDEEGKRIDHGTMFWHAAKEGLVDPSRSVQIGLRTTNDDHQGFEVLDARQVHRRGVDAIVEAIRSRVGDHPVYLTFDIDCLDPAFAPGTGTPVCGGLSTVQALEILGGLRGINLVGMDVVEVAPAYDSADITSLAAATLAMEMLCLYAARHKVDR, from the coding sequence ATGGACGTCCCAGCACAGAACGACCAAGCCATCACCCGTGACAGCCTTTACGGCACTGCCGCCGAAAGTACCTACGCCGGTATCACCAGTTTCATGCGTCGTCGCTACAGTCGCGATTTACGCGGTGTCGACGTCGTGGTCAGTGGTGTGCCGTTCGACACGGCCACCAGTAACCGCCCCGGAGCCCGCTTCGGACCACGGGGCATCCGTGCCGCGTCTACCGGGATCGCCTGGGAACGCCACTGGCCGTGGACCTTCGACCCGTTCGATCATCTGGCGGTGGTTGACTTTGGCGATTGCGACTTCGATTACGGATCGCCGCAGTCGACGCCGGAATGCATCGAAGCCCATGCCGAACACATCCTCAATGCCGGCAGTGCGATGCTGACCTTCGGCGGCGATCATTTCATCACCTATCCGCTGCTCAAGGCCCATGCCCGCAAGCACGGCGCGCTGTCGCTGATTCACTTCGACGCCCATAGCGACACCTGGCCGGACGAGGAGGGCAAGCGCATCGACCATGGCACCATGTTCTGGCACGCCGCCAAGGAGGGGCTGGTCGATCCTTCGCGGTCGGTGCAGATCGGTTTGCGCACCACCAACGACGATCACCAGGGCTTTGAAGTGCTGGATGCACGGCAAGTGCATCGGCGTGGCGTGGACGCGATCGTCGAAGCCATCCGCTCGCGGGTCGGCGACCACCCGGTGTACCTGACGTTCGACATCGACTGCCTCGACCCGGCCTTCGCTCCGGGCACCGGAACGCCGGTGTGCGGCGGTTTGAGTACGGTGCAGGCGCTGGAGATTCTCGGCGGCTTGCGCGGGATCAACCTGGTGGGCATGGACGTGGTGGAAGTAGCACCGGCCTATGACAGCGCCGACATCACCTCGCTGGCGGCCGCGACCCTGGCCATGGAAATGCTGTGCTTGTACGCGGCCAGGCACAAGGTCGACCGCTGA